One Paralichthys olivaceus isolate ysfri-2021 chromosome 8, ASM2471397v2, whole genome shotgun sequence genomic region harbors:
- the sh2d3a gene encoding breast cancer anti-estrogen resistance protein 3 homolog isoform X2, whose protein sequence is MDSLKKELEEELKLSTEDPRSHAWFHGPLTREAAESLFGRDGDFLVRDSSSSPGDYVLSCLWKNEPMHFKIIRVVLRPKKGYSRELFQFEEDRFDNVPALIRFYVGGRRPISQASGAVIFHPITRTLPLRVINEQNADGQSNSGHSSRGAGREKNNEPNKRRSFSSTHADSIQFINPLLRTGSQPANLEHVGRRPSLQSAQSDSNLRTGIPQTTQSEDIDPAPISPVFRTGSEPLLSPRPRHTRPSHPGGGVTLRGSDGQLHSRAPPKPLRVSTFFANAMPPPPLDSDEDPSSFYNELVIQVPQSQCKGHVDRLRAEEKWQSRARLTETSFGFLEAQKNEASSQPLFDRELPRKAAEGEEDWHFERPHIESESSFQLDKFESLLLPENNRPLEPSILLTIKELFNRSDANTTALHMLSVDCQVARIVGVTDEQKRLMGVGSGLELVTLPHGHQLRQDLLERHHLIALGVAVDVLGCTGTVSQRATVLHKLISLAQALKEHTHNLYSFSAMMKALEMPQIERLEMTWRALRRNHTESAVLFEKKLKPFMNSLNEGDDSVVQGPIAVPHLVPLLMTMEGEDPVENSDRGCELLFDVLQSARSAALHAQDYQEHAHTLLTGGWEPIPELLEVFRTEFALRLLWGQSGASASRKERYEKFDKILCVLSDKLEPVEITPQQPDTLT, encoded by the exons ATGGACTCGTTgaagaaggagctggaggaggagttgAAGCTCAGCACTGAGGACCCGAGGAGTCATGCATGGTTCCACGGACCACTGACCCGAGAG GCTGCAGAGTCTCTGTTTGGGAGGGACGGAGATTTCCTGGTCCGGGACTCAAGCTCTTCCCCAGGCGACTATGTTTTGAGCTGCCTTTGGAAGAACGAGCCGATGCACTTTAAGATCATACGAGTGGTTCTTCGCCCCAAAAAG GGCTACTCTCGGGAGCTGTTCCAGTTTGAGGAGGATCGCTTTGACAATGTTCCTGCTCTGATCCGGTTCTATGTGGGCGGCCGTCGGCCCATCTCCCAGGCCTCAGGCGCGGTGATCTTTCACCCGATCACACGGACGCTTCCTTTGCGTGTCATCAATGAGCAAAATGCGGACGGCCAAAGTAACAGCggccacagcagcagaggtgcagggagagaaaagaacaatGAGCCCAACAAAAGACGCAGTTTCAGCTCCACGCATGCTGACTCAATACAGTTCATTAATCCTCTGTTAAG GACTGGAAGTCAACCTGCTAACTTGGAGCATGTGGGACGGAGGCCTTCTCTTCAGTCGGCACAGTCTGACAGCAACCTACGAACTG GTATTCCACAGACCACTCAGTCAGAGGACATCGACCCCGCCCCCATCTCCCCTGTGTTTCGCACTGGCAGTGAACCTCTGCTGAGCCCTCGACCCCGACACACACGTCCGTCCCATCCAG GTGGTGGTGTAACTTTACGGGGCTCAGACGGACAGCTGCACTCCAGAGCTCCTCCCAAACCTCTCAGAGTCTCTACTTTTTTTGCCAACGCTATGCCTCCTCCACCCTTAGACTCGGACGAAGACCCCTCCTCTTTCTACAATGAGCTGGTCATCCAG GTGCCACAGTCCCAATGTAAAGGGCACGTGGACAGATTACGTGCGGAGGAGAAGTGGCAGAGCCGCGCACGACTCACAGAAACTTCCTTCGGCTTCCTGGAGGCCCAGAAGAACGAGGCATCGTCACAGCCGCTGTTTGACAGAGAGCTGCCGAGGAAGGCagcggagggagaggaggactgGCATTTTGAACGACCACAT ATCGAGTCGGAGTCAAGTTTCCAGTTGGATAAGTTTGAGTCGCTGCTTTTACCAGAGAACAACCGACCCCTGGAGCCCAGCATCCTGCTGACGATCAAAGAGCTCTTCAACCGCTCCGATGCCAACACCACCGCTCTGCACATGCTCAGCGTCGACTGCCAG GTAGCACGGATCGTTGGGGTGACGGATGAGCAGAAGAGGCTCATGGGAGTTGGATCAGGGCTGGAGCTTGTCACTCTGCCACATGGACACCAGCTACGACAGGATCTGTTAGAAAG ACATCATCTCATCGCACTGGGAGTCGCAGTGGACGTCCTGGGCTGCACAGGAACCGTGAGCCAAAGGGCAACTGTTTTACATAAATTAATCTCATTGGCTCAGGCGCTGAAAGAACACACCCACAACCTTTACTCCTTCTCGGCCATGATGAAGGCTCTGGAGATGCCTCAG ATAGAGCGACTGGAGATGACGTGGCGAGCGCTGCGGAGGAACCACACAGAGAGTGCAGTTTTATTTGAGAAGAAACTCAAGCCCTTCATGAACTCGCTGAACGAGGGAGACG ATTCTGTAGTTCAGGGCCCCATCGCCGTGCCACACCTCGTTCCTCTGCTGATGACGATGGAGGGTGAGGACCCAGTCGAGAACAGCGACAGAGGCTGTGAGCTTCTCTTCGATGTTCTCCAATCAGCACGCAGCGCTGCACTACATGCACAAGACTATCAggagcacgcacacactctgctcacag GAGGCTGGGAGCCGATCCCTGAGCTGCTCGAGGTTTTCCGGACAGAGTTCGCCCTGCGCCTGCTCTGGGGTCAGTCGGGTGCGTCTGCCAGCAGAAAGGAGCGCTACGAGAAGTTTGACAAAATTCTCTGTGTTCTCTCGGATAAACTGGAGCCTGTGGAGATCACCCCACAGCAACCTGACACTTTAACCTGA